A window of Candidatus Beckwithbacteria bacterium genomic DNA:
CAATGCCATGTAAAAGTGAGCCGCCGCCAGCCATGACAATCCCATTTTTAATAATATCTGAAACCAGTTCTGGTGGCGTTTCTTCTAAAAGTTCTGAGGTAGCACTCGTAATTTGGGCAACCACCGGAGCTAAAGCTTCCCGAATTTCAGTACTGGTTACCCGCTGAGATTGAGGTAAGCCTTTTTCCATACTTCTGCCCCGGGCCACAAACTGCTTTTCTTTGACAAAAGGTACAGCTGAACCAATCGCAATTTTGACCTCTTCAGCTGTAGTTTGACCAATGATCAAATTGTGGCGCAAACGAAGGTAGTTAATAATAGCTTCATCAAATTCATCGCCAGCGATCCGCAAACATCGTTCGGTCACAATCCCTCCAAGAGAAATTACTGAAATTTCGGTCGTACCACCACCGATATCAATAATTAGCTGACCCTGCGGATCCATAACGGGTAAGCCAGCGCCAATAGCTGCAGCCATAGGTTCTTCGATAATATAGGCTTTACGGGCTCCGGCTGACAGTGCTGCTTCCTGAACTGCCCGACGTTCAACCTCAGTTACTCCAGAAGGAATGCCAATAATGACCCGTGGTTTGGGAATTTTGGGGATAATAGTTTGGCTCTCATGGATTTTGCCAATGTAGTATTTGACCATAGCTTGAGTCGCATCAAAATCTGAGATAACTCCATCACGTAGCGGCCTAACCGCCTCAATAGTTTCTGGCGTTTTGCCTAGCATTTTTTTGGCCTCAGAACCAATGGCAATAATTTTACCAATATTAGCTCCTTGGGGAGAAACTTTTTTTTGCCGGGCAATAACTGAAGGTTCCCGAACCATAATGCCCTTACTTTTAATAA
This region includes:
- a CDS encoding rod shape-determining protein — encoded protein: MLNFWDLVTYDLGIDLGTSNTLVFIKSKGIMVREPSVIARQKKVSPQGANIGKIIAIGSEAKKMLGKTPETIEAVRPLRDGVISDFDATQAMVKYYIGKIHESQTIIPKIPKPRVIIGIPSGVTEVERRAVQEAALSAGARKAYIIEEPMAAAIGAGLPVMDPQGQLIIDIGGGTTEISVISLGGIVTERCLRIAGDEFDEAIINYLRLRHNLIIGQTTAEEVKIAIGSAVPFVKEKQFVARGRSMEKGLPQSQRVTSTEIREALAPVVAQITSATSELLEETPPELVSDIIKNGIVMAGGGSLLHGI